In one window of Primulina tabacum isolate GXHZ01 chromosome 8, ASM2559414v2, whole genome shotgun sequence DNA:
- the LOC142554822 gene encoding uncharacterized protein At1g15400-like → MAGLQRSEVSFRRQGSSGLVWDDKIISGELSQLVNAEKETDGKPNRQENKEEASAEVAVSAENPGRVPELKIERSRSNGGGRGFRTGKVSPAVEPPSPKVSACGFCSAFGKNDKTRRRPSKPGKRVR, encoded by the coding sequence ATGGCTGGTCTGCAGAGATCTGAAGTATCTTTCAGGAGGCAAGGCTCTTCTGGATTGGTCTGGGACGACAAAATTATCTCCGGCGAATTGAGTCAGCTCGTCAACGCTGAAAAGGAAACCGACGGCAAACCAAATCGACAAGAGAACAAGGAAGAAGCATCTGCGGAGGTAGCAGTCTCCGCCGAGAATCCCGGCCGAGTTCCAGAATTGAAGATCGAGAGGAGCCGATCCAACGGTGGAGGTCGAGGATTTAGAACCGGAAAGGTGTCGCCAGCGGTCGAGCCACCGTCTCCTAAGGTTTCAGCTTGTGGGTTTTGCAGTGCTTTTGGGAAAAATGATAAGACACGCCGCCGACCGTCGAAGCCCGGTAAGCGCGTGAGGTGA